A genome region from Nocardia sp. NBC_00565 includes the following:
- a CDS encoding branched-chain amino acid ABC transporter permease — MKSTALAGAVQLASGSIDFNYHGVIDNFWRLTVDGVTYGSIYALVAVGYTLVYGVLRLINFAHSEIFMLGMFGQLIGLMVFGFVANPDVYTQGIVLTVIYLALAMIIGMLVSGGAAVGLERVAYRPLRKRGARPLSFLITAIGMSFVIQEFVHFILPKINPKLGGTNAQQPVKLVEPSVQFSFFGADVDNIKLLIVLAAIALAIVTEVLINRTKFGRGIRAVAQDPDTATLMGVSRERVIMLTFFIGGVLAGAAALLYAIKIPQGIIYSGGFILGIKAFSAAVLGGIGNLRGALLGGILLGVVEQYGQSLLGSEWRDVVAFVVLVLVLMIRPTGILGESLGRARA, encoded by the coding sequence ATGAAATCAACGGCATTGGCTGGCGCTGTACAACTCGCCAGCGGGTCGATCGACTTCAACTACCACGGAGTGATCGATAACTTCTGGCGACTGACCGTCGACGGGGTGACCTACGGCTCCATCTACGCCTTGGTCGCCGTGGGCTATACCTTGGTCTACGGCGTATTGCGGCTGATCAATTTCGCCCATTCGGAAATATTCATGCTCGGTATGTTCGGTCAGTTGATCGGGCTCATGGTGTTCGGATTCGTGGCGAATCCCGACGTGTATACCCAGGGCATCGTCCTGACCGTCATCTATCTCGCGCTCGCGATGATCATCGGCATGCTGGTATCCGGCGGCGCCGCGGTCGGATTGGAGCGCGTGGCCTATCGGCCGCTGCGCAAACGCGGGGCCAGACCGCTCAGCTTCCTCATCACGGCGATCGGTATGTCGTTCGTGATCCAGGAATTCGTGCACTTCATCCTGCCGAAGATCAATCCGAAGCTCGGCGGCACCAACGCGCAGCAGCCGGTCAAACTGGTCGAGCCCAGTGTGCAGTTCAGCTTCTTCGGTGCCGATGTCGACAACATCAAGCTGCTCATCGTGCTGGCGGCGATCGCCCTCGCGATCGTGACCGAGGTGCTGATCAACCGGACCAAGTTCGGTCGCGGCATCCGCGCCGTCGCCCAGGATCCGGATACCGCGACGCTGATGGGCGTCTCGCGGGAGCGGGTCATCATGTTGACGTTCTTCATCGGCGGTGTGCTCGCCGGTGCGGCCGCGCTGCTGTACGCGATCAAGATCCCGCAGGGCATCATCTACTCCGGCGGATTCATCCTGGGTATCAAGGCATTCAGCGCCGCGGTGCTCGGCGGCATCGGCAACCTGCGCGGCGCGCTGCTCGGCGGCATCCTGTTGGGTGTGGTGGAACAGTACGGTCAATCGCTGCTCGGCTCGGAATGGCGCGATGTCGTCGCCTTCGTGGTGCTGGTGCTGGTGCTGATGATCCGCCCGACCGGCATCCTCGGTGAGAGTCTCGGGAGGGCCCGCGCATGA
- a CDS encoding branched-chain amino acid ABC transporter permease codes for MTDSTTTPDTPAPEPPKSAAPKHGVGDAVRTWWDGLSRPAQWGVGVPILILLALLPLFPPPLLDTPGYNFGLVMAQVAMYALIAIGLNVVVGQAGLLDLGYVGFYAIGAYTVGLLTSPNSPWNQTDGGWLNPTWAWMACLPIAVAVTAISGLILGTPTLRLRGDYLAIVTLGFGEIVRLLADNLSDITNGSLGLSGVAFPHVGESASKPEGVFSGGNSGNADSANLLDRASYGTWWYWFAMVLVIIVLLIVGNLERSRVGRAWVAIREDEDAAEIMGVPTFKFKLWAFLIGAAVGGMSGAIYAGQVQFINPTGFNIINSMLFLCAVVIGGQGNKLGVIFGAFIIAYLPARLQSVKLVSNESTGYLLLALDVLVFVALIVLWKYKADDLSPWPRRGVITGMVVTGVLGALLFGSVLLFRVGGAQSLGDLKYMYFGITLVVMMILRPQGLFPVRQKLLTFGRQVYQAVRKPAERELIGARR; via the coding sequence ATGACCGATTCGACCACGACCCCAGATACGCCCGCTCCCGAGCCGCCCAAGTCGGCTGCGCCGAAACACGGTGTGGGCGATGCGGTTCGGACCTGGTGGGACGGTCTGAGCCGCCCCGCGCAATGGGGTGTCGGCGTGCCGATTCTCATTCTGCTCGCGCTGCTTCCGCTGTTCCCGCCGCCGCTGCTGGACACCCCCGGCTACAACTTCGGCCTGGTCATGGCGCAGGTCGCGATGTACGCGCTGATCGCCATCGGCCTGAATGTCGTTGTCGGACAGGCGGGTCTGCTCGACCTCGGCTACGTCGGCTTCTATGCCATCGGTGCCTACACGGTCGGTCTACTCACCAGTCCGAACAGTCCGTGGAACCAAACCGACGGCGGTTGGCTGAATCCGACCTGGGCCTGGATGGCATGTCTGCCGATCGCGGTGGCGGTGACGGCGATCTCCGGCCTCATCCTCGGCACCCCGACACTGCGGCTGCGCGGTGACTACCTCGCGATCGTCACCCTCGGCTTCGGTGAGATCGTGCGGCTGCTCGCCGACAATCTCTCCGACATCACCAACGGCAGCCTCGGTCTGTCCGGCGTCGCCTTCCCGCACGTCGGCGAATCCGCCAGCAAGCCGGAAGGCGTGTTCTCCGGCGGTAACAGCGGCAACGCCGACAGCGCGAACCTGCTCGACCGGGCCAGCTACGGCACCTGGTGGTACTGGTTCGCCATGGTGCTGGTGATCATCGTGCTGCTGATCGTGGGCAATCTGGAACGCAGCCGGGTCGGCCGCGCCTGGGTGGCCATCCGCGAGGACGAGGACGCCGCCGAGATCATGGGCGTGCCGACCTTCAAGTTCAAGCTGTGGGCATTCCTCATCGGCGCGGCGGTGGGCGGCATGTCCGGCGCGATCTACGCCGGGCAGGTGCAGTTCATCAACCCGACCGGGTTCAACATCATCAACTCGATGCTGTTCCTGTGTGCGGTCGTCATCGGTGGTCAGGGCAATAAGCTCGGAGTCATCTTCGGCGCGTTCATCATCGCCTATCTGCCTGCCCGACTGCAGTCGGTGAAGTTGGTGAGCAACGAATCGACCGGATACCTCCTGCTGGCCCTGGACGTGTTGGTTTTCGTCGCGTTGATCGTGCTGTGGAAGTACAAGGCCGATGACCTGAGTCCGTGGCCACGCCGCGGTGTCATCACGGGCATGGTGGTCACCGGTGTGCTCGGCGCGCTGTTGTTCGGCAGCGTGCTGCTGTTCCGCGTCGGCGGCGCACAGTCGCTGGGTGACCTCAAGTACATGTACTTCGGAATCACGTTGGTGGTCATGATGATTCTGCGGCCACAGGGTCTGTTCCCGGTGCGGCAGAAGCTGCTCACCTTCGGCAGGCAGGTGTATCAGGCCGTGCGCAAACCGGCCGAGCGTGAACTGATCGGAGCGCGACGATGA
- a CDS encoding ABC transporter ATP-binding protein produces the protein MVYGADRKPEVRDFGGAEPLLEVEDMVVNYGRIQALHGVSLRVAEGELVTLLGANGAGKTTTMRALSGLLPLTRGKIKFEGRDITQMKAHERVTHGLIQAPEGRGVFPGMTVQENLDMGCYGRAFKQKAEYGQTLEWVFELFPRLSERRKQVGGTLSGGEQQMLAIGRSLMARPRLLLLDEPSMGLAPMVIQQIFRIISEINQQGTTVLLVEQNAQQALTRSDRAYILETGEVTKTGVGGDLLTDPAVKSAYLGVG, from the coding sequence ATGGTCTATGGCGCCGATCGCAAGCCCGAGGTCCGCGACTTCGGCGGAGCCGAGCCGCTGCTCGAAGTCGAGGACATGGTCGTCAACTACGGCAGAATTCAAGCGCTGCACGGGGTTTCGCTCCGCGTCGCCGAGGGCGAGCTGGTCACGCTGCTCGGTGCGAACGGTGCGGGCAAGACCACCACCATGCGTGCGCTCTCGGGCCTGCTGCCGCTCACCCGCGGCAAGATCAAGTTCGAGGGCCGCGACATCACGCAGATGAAGGCACACGAACGGGTGACCCACGGGCTGATCCAGGCGCCGGAGGGCCGGGGCGTGTTCCCCGGTATGACGGTCCAGGAAAACCTCGACATGGGTTGCTACGGAAGGGCTTTCAAGCAGAAGGCGGAGTACGGCCAGACGCTGGAGTGGGTCTTCGAGCTGTTCCCGCGGCTGTCGGAGCGGCGTAAGCAGGTCGGCGGCACGCTCTCCGGTGGTGAGCAGCAGATGCTGGCCATCGGCCGCTCGCTCATGGCCCGCCCGCGCCTGCTGCTGCTCGATGAACCGTCGATGGGCTTGGCGCCCATGGTGATTCAGCAGATCTTCCGGATCATCAGCGAGATCAACCAGCAGGGCACCACGGTGCTGCTGGTGGAGCAGAACGCCCAGCAGGCACTGACCCGCAGCGACCGCGCCTACATCCTGGAGACCGGTGAGGTCACCAAGACCGGTGTCGGCGGGGACCTGCTCACCGATCCCGCGGTGAAGTCGGCGTACCTGGGCGTGGGGTAG
- a CDS encoding DUF885 domain-containing protein, with amino-acid sequence MDGHDELKTLADRYWDSVLAAAPSMATLLGDHRFDDRVEDHSPAAEQRLLTTLRGLRDELVGLDAERLSGVDRVTGSLLHTELDTAIDNLAWRPTELASDQMDGVHAAMLMVAAQTNAPRPEHALALVRRYRQFDTLLDQAVQQFRNGLAAGRAPALITIERSLNQLDGYLASDLATDPFATFAGPADWAGESAWRAELAEVVRDVIRPAFQRYRDVLAEELRPAARPDDKCGLCWLGADGEDIYRRQLRRHTTLPDLGAEEIHELGLSELALLRAEYAEVGTRLFGTSDLTEIFTRVRRDPELRYVSGEEIMSDARRALGAAVAEMGNWFGRLPKESCDIVPVPDFLAADAPAAYYFPPAADGSRPGTYFVNQHEPTGRSRYETAAVAYHEAIPGHHLQLTIANELDQLPRFQRQSFANTAFVEGWALYTERLADEMGLYADDLDRVGMLAADSWRSCRLVVDTGIHAKGWSRRQAIDFMVDNAPVGLAEIEVEIDRYIAIPGQAVAYKVGQLEIRRQRRLAAERLGAAFDIKAFHDVVLGSGSVSLPVLRELVATL; translated from the coding sequence ATGGACGGTCATGACGAGCTGAAGACCCTTGCCGACCGATACTGGGACAGCGTGCTGGCGGCCGCGCCGAGCATGGCGACCCTGCTCGGCGACCACCGCTTCGACGACCGCGTCGAGGACCACTCGCCCGCGGCCGAACAGCGGCTGCTGACGACGTTGCGCGGTCTGCGCGATGAGCTCGTCGGCCTCGACGCCGAACGGCTGAGCGGCGTCGACCGCGTCACCGGCAGCCTGCTGCACACCGAACTGGATACCGCCATCGATAATCTGGCGTGGCGGCCGACCGAACTGGCCTCCGACCAGATGGACGGCGTACATGCCGCAATGCTGATGGTGGCCGCGCAGACCAATGCGCCCCGGCCCGAACACGCACTCGCCCTGGTGCGGCGCTACCGCCAGTTCGACACCCTGCTCGACCAGGCGGTACAGCAGTTCCGCAACGGCCTGGCCGCGGGCCGCGCACCCGCGCTCATCACCATCGAGCGTTCGCTCAACCAGCTTGACGGCTACCTGGCCTCCGACCTCGCCACCGACCCGTTCGCCACCTTCGCCGGACCGGCGGACTGGGCCGGGGAGTCCGCTTGGCGGGCCGAACTCGCCGAGGTCGTCCGCGATGTGATCCGACCTGCCTTCCAGCGCTATCGGGACGTACTGGCCGAGGAACTCCGTCCCGCCGCCCGCCCCGACGACAAGTGCGGCCTGTGCTGGCTCGGCGCCGACGGCGAGGACATCTACCGCCGACAACTGCGCCGCCACACCACCCTGCCCGACCTGGGCGCCGAGGAGATCCACGAGCTCGGCCTTTCCGAATTGGCTTTGCTGCGTGCGGAATACGCCGAGGTCGGCACGCGCCTGTTCGGTACCTCCGACCTCACCGAGATCTTCACCCGAGTGCGCCGGGATCCCGAGCTGCGCTACGTCAGCGGCGAGGAGATCATGTCCGATGCCCGCCGTGCCCTCGGTGCGGCGGTCGCGGAGATGGGCAATTGGTTCGGCCGACTGCCCAAGGAATCCTGCGATATCGTCCCGGTGCCCGACTTCCTGGCCGCGGATGCGCCTGCCGCGTACTACTTTCCGCCCGCCGCGGACGGTTCCCGGCCCGGCACCTACTTCGTCAACCAGCACGAACCCACCGGCCGCAGCCGCTACGAAACCGCGGCGGTGGCCTACCACGAGGCGATTCCGGGACACCATCTGCAGCTGACCATCGCCAACGAGCTCGATCAGCTGCCGCGCTTCCAGCGGCAGTCCTTCGCGAACACCGCCTTCGTCGAGGGCTGGGCGCTCTACACCGAACGCCTGGCCGACGAAATGGGCTTGTACGCCGACGATTTGGACCGTGTCGGCATGCTGGCCGCCGACTCCTGGCGCTCGTGCCGACTCGTCGTCGACACCGGAATCCACGCCAAAGGCTGGAGCCGTCGGCAGGCCATCGACTTCATGGTCGACAACGCGCCCGTCGGGCTCGCCGAGATCGAGGTCGAGATCGACCGCTATATCGCGATTCCCGGTCAGGCCGTCGCCTACAAGGTGGGTCAGCTCGAGATTCGCCGACAGCGCAGGCTGGCCGCCGAGCGGCTCGGTGCTGCCTTCGACATCAAGGCATTTCACGATGTGGTGCTCGGCTCGGGTTCGGTCAGCCTGCCGGTGCTGCGCGAACTCGTGGCCACACTGTGA
- a CDS encoding neutral zinc metallopeptidase produces the protein MNSTFSSRLGPLRDRRMMLIWLVLGVVGALTATGLFMVTGQSADAGEIPTARTISDSMTPGFTGALPESANPVGDGAPPVAVAPLAGASPAGMPVASNRPVQALADHPLFAQHVGLGRVDCKLPAWRDDPEAARAFYRAAIACLDASWEPALRGAGLPFRPPRLLAPAESRDVASQCVQRLRNGPTTFYCALDETLVLPFDAVRPLVGGSRRGAQLAVLTTEYGHHVQALIGVMRAYSEKRTTLGKDTAAGQEQSRRMELQARCFSGMFLGTNFGRGDIDQQTWTEATHAVRDGDVREELLQGTEENIWGWWRWGSDKGDTWECNTWFSAAAHVE, from the coding sequence ATGAACAGCACGTTCAGCTCTCGGCTCGGTCCGTTGCGCGACCGTCGCATGATGCTGATCTGGCTGGTGCTCGGCGTGGTCGGCGCGCTGACCGCGACGGGTCTGTTCATGGTGACCGGACAGTCGGCCGACGCGGGTGAAATACCTACCGCGCGTACAATTTCCGATTCGATGACACCGGGTTTCACCGGTGCGCTGCCCGAATCGGCGAATCCGGTCGGTGACGGCGCGCCGCCGGTCGCCGTGGCGCCGTTGGCCGGCGCGTCACCGGCCGGGATGCCGGTGGCGTCGAATCGTCCGGTGCAGGCGCTGGCCGATCATCCGCTCTTCGCCCAGCACGTCGGCCTGGGCAGGGTCGATTGCAAACTGCCCGCGTGGCGCGACGATCCGGAGGCGGCGCGGGCGTTCTATCGGGCCGCGATCGCCTGCCTCGACGCGTCCTGGGAACCGGCGCTGCGCGGCGCCGGACTGCCGTTCCGTCCGCCGCGACTGCTCGCCCCCGCGGAGTCACGTGATGTCGCCAGTCAATGTGTGCAGCGTCTGCGCAACGGCCCGACGACCTTCTACTGCGCCCTCGACGAAACGCTGGTGCTGCCCTTTGACGCCGTGCGGCCGCTGGTCGGTGGCTCCCGGCGCGGCGCCCAATTGGCCGTGCTCACCACCGAATACGGCCATCACGTGCAGGCCTTGATCGGCGTCATGCGGGCCTACTCCGAGAAACGCACGACGCTCGGCAAGGACACCGCCGCCGGTCAGGAACAGAGCAGGCGGATGGAATTGCAGGCGCGCTGCTTCTCCGGCATGTTCCTCGGCACCAATTTCGGCCGCGGCGATATCGATCAGCAGACCTGGACCGAGGCCACCCATGCGGTCCGCGATGGCGACGTCCGCGAAGAGTTGCTGCAAGGCACCGAGGAGAACATCTGGGGCTGGTGGAGATGGGGTTCGGACAAGGGCGACACCTGGGAGTGCAACACCTGGTTCAGCGCCGCGGCCCACGTGGAATGA
- a CDS encoding nuclear transport factor 2 family protein, with translation MTTTRSALEKFFAAEAAYITEGAPFDVMADCLAPDVVMYQAEHLPYRGEWHGRGGIEKFMAAMSATWESLEFVEQRFVVDGDNVVIYNRGRMLARATGRMLETSVMQYMTFRDGLIAEIRPFYLDTAAVMAVTTAQSG, from the coding sequence GTGACTACTACACGTTCCGCACTCGAGAAATTCTTCGCGGCCGAAGCCGCCTACATCACCGAGGGCGCGCCCTTCGATGTCATGGCCGACTGTCTGGCGCCGGATGTCGTGATGTATCAGGCCGAGCATCTCCCCTATCGCGGCGAATGGCATGGTCGGGGGGGCATCGAGAAGTTCATGGCGGCGATGAGTGCGACGTGGGAGTCGCTGGAATTCGTCGAGCAGCGGTTCGTGGTGGACGGGGACAACGTGGTGATCTACAACCGCGGGCGAATGTTGGCGCGGGCGACCGGACGGATGCTGGAGACGTCGGTGATGCAGTACATGACGTTTCGGGATGGACTGATCGCGGAGATCCGGCCGTTCTATCTGGATACCGCGGCAGTCATGGCGGTGACCACTGCACAGTCTGGGTAA
- the polA gene encoding DNA polymerase I, with protein MTPATTDQRSSATPVAATDAAGEWPTLLLLDGHSIAYRAFFALPAENFKTVTGQTTNAVYGFTAMLINLLRDEKPTHIAAAFDVSRKTFRTEAYPEYKAGRSATPDEFRGQVELTKDVLGAMGIPVMAIEGFEADDLIATIATQAVGAGFRVLIVSGDRDAIQLVSDNVTLLYPRKGVSDLTRFTPDEVMAKYQLTPAQYPDYAALRGDPSDNLPGIPGVGEKTAAKWIREFGDLATLVDKVDEVKGKVGDALRANLSSVVLNRQLTEMVRDVPLPYTPDQLAQQPWDRNKIHQLFDDLEFRVLRDRLFETLAPPEPEAESGFEISGGALEVGAVAAWLVEHAKVGVRHGISVVGTSTPGNGDVRAIAIAAADGESGYIDVAVLTPEDEAALGAWLGDAESPKALHEAKAAMHALRGRGWRLAGLTSDTALAAYLVRPGQRSFNLDDLSLRYLHRELRAETDETPQLSLLDDEDTVDAEVARTEMLRARAVLDLAEALDSELRQIESSALLDDMELPLLGVLAELENAGIAVDIDQLETLQRQFADKVTDAANAAYEVIGKQINLGSPKQLQVVLFDELDMPKTKRTKTGYTTDADALESLFEKTEHPFLQHLLEHRDATRLKVTVDGLLKSVADDGRIHTTFNQTIAATGRLSSTEPNLQNIPIRTDTGRQIRDTFVVGPGYRSLMTADYSQIEMRIMAHLSGDEGLIEAFNSGEDLHTFVASKAFDIPLSEVNPEMRRRIKAMSYGLAYGLSSYGLSAQLKISTQEAKEQMEVYFDRFGGIRDYLYEVVEQARKVGYTETLFGRRRYLPDLDSSNRQRREAAERMALNAPIQGTAADIIKVAMINVYKAVQEAGLRSRMLLQIHDELVFEVAEGEQDALETLAREQMSSAITLSVPLDVSVGTGRSWDSAAH; from the coding sequence GTGACCCCAGCGACTACTGATCAGCGTTCCAGCGCCACGCCTGTAGCAGCCACCGATGCGGCCGGTGAGTGGCCGACGCTGCTCCTGCTGGACGGGCATTCGATCGCCTATCGCGCGTTCTTCGCGCTGCCCGCGGAGAACTTCAAAACGGTCACCGGGCAGACCACCAACGCGGTCTACGGGTTCACCGCGATGCTCATCAACCTGCTGCGCGACGAGAAGCCGACCCATATCGCGGCGGCTTTCGACGTCAGCCGCAAGACCTTCCGCACCGAGGCCTATCCGGAGTACAAGGCGGGCCGTAGCGCGACGCCGGACGAATTTCGCGGCCAGGTCGAACTCACCAAGGACGTGCTCGGCGCGATGGGCATCCCGGTGATGGCCATCGAGGGTTTCGAGGCCGACGACCTGATCGCGACGATCGCCACCCAGGCGGTCGGCGCGGGCTTCCGCGTGCTGATCGTCTCGGGTGACCGCGACGCCATCCAGTTGGTCAGCGATAACGTCACCTTGCTCTATCCGCGCAAGGGCGTCTCCGATCTGACCCGGTTCACGCCCGACGAGGTGATGGCCAAATATCAGCTCACCCCGGCCCAGTACCCGGATTACGCGGCCCTGCGCGGCGATCCCAGCGATAACCTGCCCGGTATTCCGGGCGTCGGGGAGAAGACCGCCGCCAAGTGGATTCGCGAATTCGGCGACCTCGCCACGCTCGTCGACAAGGTGGACGAGGTGAAGGGCAAGGTCGGCGATGCGCTGCGCGCCAACCTCAGCAGTGTGGTGCTCAACCGCCAGCTCACCGAGATGGTCCGCGATGTCCCGCTGCCCTACACCCCCGATCAGCTGGCCCAGCAGCCGTGGGATCGCAACAAGATCCACCAGCTCTTCGACGATCTGGAATTCCGGGTGCTGCGCGACCGGCTCTTCGAAACCCTCGCCCCGCCCGAGCCCGAGGCCGAATCCGGCTTCGAGATCAGCGGCGGCGCGCTCGAGGTCGGCGCGGTCGCCGCCTGGCTCGTCGAGCATGCGAAAGTCGGCGTCCGCCACGGTATTTCGGTGGTCGGTACCAGCACACCCGGCAATGGAGACGTGCGCGCGATCGCCATTGCCGCCGCTGACGGCGAGAGCGGCTATATCGACGTTGCCGTGCTGACGCCGGAAGACGAAGCCGCACTGGGTGCTTGGCTCGGCGACGCCGAATCGCCCAAGGCGCTGCACGAGGCCAAGGCCGCGATGCACGCGCTGCGCGGGCGCGGCTGGCGGCTGGCCGGGCTCACCAGCGACACCGCCTTGGCGGCCTACCTGGTCCGCCCCGGCCAGCGCAGCTTCAACCTCGACGACCTCTCACTGCGCTACCTGCACCGTGAGCTGCGCGCCGAGACCGACGAAACCCCGCAGCTGTCGCTGCTCGACGATGAGGACACCGTCGACGCCGAGGTGGCGCGGACCGAAATGCTGCGTGCCAGAGCGGTTCTCGACCTCGCCGAAGCCCTCGACAGCGAACTGCGCCAGATCGAATCCAGCGCGCTGCTCGACGATATGGAACTGCCGCTGCTCGGTGTGCTCGCCGAACTGGAGAACGCGGGCATCGCGGTCGATATCGATCAGCTCGAGACCCTGCAGCGGCAATTCGCCGACAAGGTCACCGACGCCGCCAACGCCGCCTACGAGGTGATCGGCAAGCAGATCAACCTCGGCTCACCCAAGCAGCTGCAGGTGGTGCTCTTCGACGAGCTCGATATGCCGAAGACCAAGCGCACCAAGACCGGTTACACCACCGACGCCGATGCGCTGGAATCGCTGTTCGAGAAGACCGAGCATCCCTTCCTGCAGCATCTGCTGGAACACCGCGACGCCACCCGGCTCAAGGTCACCGTGGACGGCCTGCTGAAATCCGTCGCCGACGACGGTCGCATCCACACCACCTTCAACCAGACCATCGCGGCCACCGGGCGACTGTCCTCGACCGAACCGAATCTGCAGAACATTCCGATCCGCACCGACACCGGCCGCCAGATCCGCGACACCTTCGTCGTCGGTCCCGGCTATCGGTCGCTGATGACCGCGGACTACAGCCAGATCGAAATGCGCATCATGGCGCACCTCTCCGGCGACGAGGGGCTGATCGAGGCCTTCAACTCCGGCGAGGATCTGCACACCTTCGTCGCCTCCAAGGCCTTCGACATTCCGCTGTCGGAGGTCAATCCGGAGATGCGCCGCCGGATCAAGGCGATGTCCTACGGTCTCGCGTACGGTCTGAGCTCCTATGGTCTTTCGGCACAGCTGAAGATCAGCACGCAGGAGGCCAAGGAGCAGATGGAGGTCTACTTCGACCGTTTCGGCGGCATCCGCGACTACCTCTACGAGGTGGTCGAACAGGCCCGCAAGGTCGGCTACACCGAAACCCTCTTCGGCCGCCGCCGCTACTTGCCCGATCTGGACTCCAGCAACCGCCAGCGGCGCGAGGCCGCCGAACGCATGGCCCTCAACGCGCCCATCCAGGGCACCGCCGCGGACATCATCAAGGTCGCGATGATCAACGTGTACAAGGCCGTTCAAGAGGCGGGGCTGCGCTCGCGGATGCTGCTGCAGATCCACGACGAGCTGGTGTTCGAGGTCGCCGAAGGGGAGCAGGATGCGCTGGAAACCCTTGCGCGCGAGCAGATGTCCTCGGCGATCACGCTGTCGGTGCCGTTGGACGTCTCGGTCGGCACCGGCCGTAGCTGGGACTCTGCGGCGCACTGA
- a CDS encoding DUF6191 domain-containing protein: MGLLVAMTIPGLAILLIGLAFLEVVWNRLTGSRILPWFQHRKHTPVAATGFEEVTAVFQGSKQYEFEQRQTTLMHKEDKSDGAPPRDEIDLGAGSAKLVRHKR; encoded by the coding sequence ATGGGTCTGCTCGTCGCCATGACCATTCCGGGTCTGGCCATCCTGCTGATCGGGCTCGCCTTTCTCGAGGTGGTATGGAATCGGCTCACCGGGAGTCGGATCCTGCCGTGGTTTCAGCACCGCAAGCACACGCCGGTCGCGGCAACCGGATTCGAAGAAGTGACAGCGGTATTCCAAGGGTCCAAGCAATACGAGTTCGAGCAGCGGCAAACGACATTGATGCACAAGGAAGACAAGTCGGATGGGGCCCCGCCGCGCGATGAGATCGATTTGGGCGCCGGGTCGGCAAAGTTGGTACGGCACAAGCGGTAA
- a CDS encoding 2-keto-3-deoxygluconate kinase, producing the protein MLTLDTHTFIAAAPKALRAESAGLTPAQFHDRYCELTGPIRVGDWSPAGNRSAEFTATLEFADHLRTVIATGSPVAAMTSALYDEGYPVEILQFHQRRTDEGTATFVQCECNGRRGWGAALADGAAESTVRAMIAGVNLLRLPGPSADR; encoded by the coding sequence ATGCTGACTCTTGATACACACACGTTCATCGCCGCCGCCCCCAAGGCGCTGCGCGCCGAAAGCGCCGGTCTGACACCGGCGCAGTTCCACGACCGCTACTGCGAGCTCACCGGCCCGATTCGGGTCGGCGACTGGTCGCCCGCGGGCAACCGGAGTGCGGAGTTCACCGCCACCCTCGAGTTCGCCGACCATCTGCGCACGGTGATCGCCACCGGCAGCCCGGTCGCCGCGATGACCTCGGCCCTCTACGACGAGGGCTATCCGGTCGAGATCCTGCAGTTCCACCAGCGTCGCACCGACGAGGGCACCGCGACCTTCGTGCAGTGCGAGTGCAACGGCAGGCGCGGCTGGGGCGCGGCGCTGGCCGATGGCGCCGCCGAATCGACGGTCCGCGCGATGATCGCGGGCGTCAATCTCCTCCGCCTCCCCGGACCTTCAGCCGATCGGTAG
- the trxA gene encoding thioredoxin: MATQTLNQQNFDEIVTGNDVVLVDFWADWCGPCKSFAPTFEASSDKHPDVVHGKVDTESEQGLAAAANIRSIPTIMAFREGVLVFAQPGALPPAALEDLVTQVKALDMDEVRKQLAEQQAGQ, from the coding sequence ATGGCGACCCAGACGCTGAACCAACAGAATTTCGATGAGATCGTCACCGGAAACGACGTGGTACTCGTCGATTTCTGGGCTGACTGGTGCGGTCCATGCAAGAGCTTCGCACCCACCTTCGAGGCCTCCTCGGACAAGCATCCCGATGTCGTGCACGGCAAGGTCGACACCGAGTCCGAGCAGGGCCTGGCCGCCGCCGCCAACATCCGCTCCATTCCGACGATCATGGCGTTCCGCGAGGGCGTGCTGGTCTTCGCGCAGCCGGGCGCCCTGCCGCCCGCCGCACTCGAGGATCTGGTGACGCAGGTGAAGGCGCTGGATATGGACGAGGTGCGCAAGCAGCTCGCGGAGCAGCAGGCCGGGCAGTAG